The proteins below come from a single Chlamydiota bacterium genomic window:
- the valS gene encoding Valine--tRNA ligase, with the protein MDKIYQSKDCEAKWEQFWIEKEIFKADPSSTKPPFSIVIPPPNVTGKLHMGHALVNTLQDILIRFKKMCGYEVLWVPGTDHAGIATQTVVEQHLIKTQNKRKSDFSREEFLKIVWKWKEDHEHVILNQLKKIGCSLDWSRLAFTMDKERTTAVLDTFKKLYDDGLIYRDNYLVNWDTVTQTALSDDEVEHEEKQAKLYYIHYALDDDSTITIATTRPETLLADTAVAVSKKHAHLLSKMAILPITNRKIPIVVDDFVDPEFGTGMVKITPAHDFNDYELAKRHDLPMINMMTKDGKINENGVPFEGQTMLEARKNIIEELKKIGALEKIEEHVHRVGKSYRSKAIIEPYLSKQWFINMAPFKDKLIELVKSDTVELIPKEWKSTYFHWIENLRNWCISRQLWWGHRIPVYYNKKDPEKMICAGANIPKEISENPDEWIQDEDVLDTWFSSSLWPFSTLGYPEPTPDMRFFPNSVLITGHDILFFWVARMLWASEYLFKKPPFPKVFLHGLIFGKSYWRQDERGHISYLSSQEKKTYDMGTPVPKDVHSKWEKMSKSKGNVIDPIEIIKEFGVDSMRMALSSSACQNKQIDLDRRRFEEFKHFSNKIWNGARFSMQNLFDDNALIIDFELDFNALELEDFWILEKAKKASLTFKEALENFHYEVATNTAYTFFWNELCAYYLEIIKPVFFGKRGDAHLKKQKQCVLLYILTVSLRLLHPLAPFITEEIFSYLKKVPVKIQTKEPILSDLTSTLKKTSLALTQYPEMDYDFHSSLEQFDLLDQILYQVRNMRAELKILPGTKIDLLMVTKSFKECSIIETLGKTNPIQFVDTKPEIELAATSLVQSIQIIMPLPKELIKKEKERLRKERQKLEDELDNVKKRLSNKQFLQNAPKEIVDKLSSKKQELEAKLQHLRNLEN; encoded by the coding sequence ATGGACAAAATCTATCAATCAAAAGACTGTGAGGCAAAATGGGAACAGTTTTGGATTGAAAAGGAAATTTTTAAAGCCGATCCCAGTTCTACAAAACCGCCCTTTAGCATTGTCATTCCCCCACCCAATGTGACAGGAAAACTGCACATGGGACATGCCCTTGTCAATACGCTCCAAGATATCTTGATTCGATTTAAAAAAATGTGTGGATATGAAGTGCTTTGGGTCCCTGGAACCGATCATGCAGGGATTGCTACCCAAACCGTTGTCGAACAACACCTCATCAAAACACAAAACAAGCGCAAAAGCGATTTTTCAAGAGAAGAATTTTTAAAAATTGTATGGAAATGGAAGGAAGATCATGAACATGTCATATTAAATCAACTCAAAAAAATCGGCTGCAGCTTGGATTGGTCACGCCTTGCGTTTACTATGGACAAAGAGCGCACAACAGCTGTATTAGATACCTTTAAAAAGTTGTATGATGACGGACTCATTTATCGCGATAATTATTTGGTGAATTGGGATACTGTCACTCAAACTGCCCTTTCAGACGATGAAGTGGAACATGAAGAAAAACAAGCTAAACTTTACTACATCCACTACGCTCTAGATGATGACAGCACGATTACCATTGCGACAACACGTCCAGAAACTCTGCTCGCAGATACCGCTGTTGCAGTGAGCAAAAAACATGCTCATCTGCTAAGTAAAATGGCGATTTTACCTATTACAAATAGAAAAATCCCGATCGTTGTAGATGATTTTGTCGACCCTGAATTTGGAACAGGGATGGTAAAAATTACCCCAGCACACGATTTTAACGATTATGAACTTGCCAAACGCCATGATCTTCCCATGATCAACATGATGACAAAGGACGGCAAAATAAATGAAAATGGAGTACCTTTTGAAGGGCAAACCATGCTAGAAGCGCGCAAAAATATCATCGAAGAGCTCAAAAAAATCGGTGCGCTTGAAAAAATTGAAGAACATGTCCACAGGGTGGGAAAATCTTACCGTTCAAAAGCGATTATTGAGCCCTATCTTTCCAAGCAGTGGTTTATCAACATGGCGCCTTTCAAAGACAAACTTATTGAACTTGTAAAGTCTGATACTGTTGAATTGATTCCCAAAGAATGGAAAAGCACCTATTTTCACTGGATCGAAAACTTACGCAACTGGTGTATTTCACGCCAACTTTGGTGGGGACATCGTATCCCTGTTTACTACAATAAAAAAGATCCTGAAAAGATGATTTGTGCAGGGGCCAACATTCCAAAAGAAATTAGCGAAAATCCAGATGAGTGGATCCAAGATGAAGATGTGCTAGACACCTGGTTTTCTTCTTCTCTTTGGCCTTTTTCCACTTTAGGCTACCCAGAACCTACTCCAGACATGCGCTTTTTCCCCAATTCCGTTCTCATCACAGGTCACGATATCTTGTTTTTTTGGGTCGCACGCATGCTTTGGGCAAGTGAATATCTCTTCAAAAAACCCCCTTTCCCAAAAGTGTTTTTGCACGGTTTGATTTTTGGTAAATCCTACTGGAGACAAGATGAAAGAGGACATATTTCCTATCTCTCTTCTCAAGAAAAAAAGACATATGACATGGGAACACCTGTTCCTAAAGATGTGCATTCCAAATGGGAAAAAATGTCCAAATCCAAGGGTAATGTCATCGATCCTATTGAAATTATTAAAGAATTTGGCGTCGATTCTATGAGAATGGCGCTCTCGTCCTCTGCCTGTCAAAACAAGCAGATCGATTTAGACAGACGCCGCTTTGAAGAGTTCAAGCATTTTTCTAACAAAATTTGGAACGGCGCGCGTTTTTCCATGCAAAACCTGTTTGATGACAATGCCCTTATCATCGATTTCGAACTGGATTTCAATGCTTTGGAGCTTGAAGACTTTTGGATCTTAGAAAAAGCCAAAAAAGCTAGCCTTACATTTAAAGAAGCACTTGAAAACTTCCACTACGAAGTGGCAACAAACACCGCCTACACCTTTTTTTGGAATGAGTTATGCGCCTATTATTTAGAAATCATCAAGCCTGTCTTTTTTGGGAAACGAGGCGACGCACATTTAAAAAAACAAAAACAGTGCGTGTTGCTCTACATTTTGACAGTGTCTTTGCGTCTGCTGCATCCTCTAGCTCCTTTCATTACAGAAGAGATTTTTTCTTATCTAAAGAAAGTCCCTGTCAAAATTCAGACCAAAGAGCCTATCTTAAGCGATCTTACCTCCACCTTGAAAAAGACAAGTCTAGCGCTCACACAATACCCTGAAATGGACTATGATTTTCACTCTTCTCTTGAACAATTTGATCTACTCGATCAAATCTTGTATCAAGTGCGCAATATGCGCGCAGAGCTCAAAATTCTTCCCGGCACAAAGATCGATCTATTAATGGTCACAAAATCCTTCAAAGAATGTTCAATTATAGAGACTTTGGGAAAAACAAACCCCATTCAATTTGTGGATACGAAGCCAGAAATAGAACTTGCAGCAACAAGTCTTGTGCAATCTATCCAGATTATC